The following proteins are co-located in the Solanum pennellii chromosome 8, SPENNV200 genome:
- the LOC107027059 gene encoding protein NRT1/ PTR FAMILY 1.2-like isoform X1, giving the protein MAIIVEEEEEERLLDHLPKTYTKGGLKTMPFIIVNETLEKVASYGLQPNMVIYLMKVYNLETVTATSLLSLWSALSHGLALLGAFVSDSFLGRFTVVAIGSISSLFGMTILWLTTMVPQLRPSRCDHFDINECDRPTPAQLLVLLFSFGIIALGAGFVRPCSIAFGADQLDNKENPNNKRIMESYFNWYYATIGMSTLVATTLIVYIQDAFGWRIGFGIPAILMFFSVSAFLLGSSMYIKVSASESLFTGFFQVLVAAVRKRKIDLPVNFANYYHQSPDSESQALTSSFRCLNKACMIEDPERDINPDGFASNPWRLCSVEQVVSLKSLLRVVPMWSSNIMVQLSLNQFSFATLQTKTMDRHIFSDFEIPAGSFSVFMVITLVMWIAFYDRALVPIKARYTGQPGGLSPVLRMGIGLVLSAAAMVLSAITEGIRRGIAIDQKVPQDVPNINMSAMWFVPQYVLLGLADAFNAIGLVEFLYSELPKSMSSFVVAIFTLGMSVSGFFGSLLVNVVDNVTSYGGGVSWLSSNINNGHLDYYYWLLAFLNVVNFLYFFLIICRCNRHEREYSTQRA; this is encoded by the exons atggCTATTATTGtggaggaagaggaagaagagaggTTGTTAGATCATTTGCCAAAAACTTACACAAAGGGTGGTCTCAAAACCATGCCATTCATCATAG TGAATGAAACATTGGAGAAAGTGGCAAGTTATGGGTTGCAGCCAAATATGGTGATATATTTGATGAAAGTTTATAATTTAGAAACTGTAACAGCTACAAGTTTACTGAGTTTATGGTCTGCTCTTTCCCATGGATTGGCCCTTTTGGGTGCCTTTGTTTCTGATTCATTCTTGGGTCGCTTCACTGTTGTTGCTATTGGATCTATCTCCAGCCTTTTT GGAATGACTATTCTTTGGTTAACCACTATGGTTCCACAGCTGAGGCCTTCACGTTGTGATCATTTTGatatcaatgaatgtgatagaCCAACACCAGCACAACTCCTTgtattattgttttcttttggGATAATTGCTCTAGGAGCTGGTTTCGTTAGACCTTGTTCTATAGCGTTTGGTGCTGATCAATTGGACAACAAAGAAAATCCAAATAATAAAAGGATTATGGAAAGTTATTTCAACTGGTACTACGCTACTATTGGAATGTCAACACTTGTTGCGACGACCTTAATTGTGTACATTCAAGATGCTTTTGGTTGGCGAATTGGTTTCGGAATTCCTGCTATCCTTATGTTTTTCTCTGTTTCAGCCTTCCTTTTGGGTTCTTCTATGTATATCAAAGTTAGTGCTAGTGAAAGCTTGTTCACTGGATTCTTTCAAGTACTTGTGGCTGCtgttagaaaaagaaagatcgATCTTCCTGTTAACTTTGCAAACTATTATCATCAATCGCCTGATTCTGAAAGTCAAGCCTTAACAAGCAGCTTTAG GTGTTTAAATAAAGCTTGCATGATTGAAGATCCTGAAAGAGATATAAATCCTGATGGATTCGCTTCAAATCCGTGGAGACTCTGTAGTGTAGAACAAGTAGTATCTTTGAAGTCTCTTCTTAGAGTTGTTCCCATGTGGTCTAGCAATATAATGGTTCAGCTGAGCTTAAACCAATTTTCATTTGCCACACTCCAAACAAAGACGATGGATAGACATATCTTCTCGGATTTTGAAATACCAGCCGGATCTTTTTCTGTCTTTATGGTAATCACTCTAGTAATGTGGATTGCCTTTTATGATCGTGCTCTCGTGCCAATAAAGGCCAGATATACAGGACAGCCAGGAGGCTTAAGCCCCGTTCTTCGTATGGGAATTGGTTTAGTTCTCTCTGCTGCAGCGATGGTACTTTCAGCGATAACAGAAGGCATAAGACGGGGCATAGCAATTGATCAGAAAGTTCCACAAGACGTTCCAAATATAAACATGTCGGCTATGTGGTTTGTTCCACAGTACGTGCTTCTTGGACTAGCTGACGCTTTCAATGCAATCGGATTGGTAGAGTTCCTTTACTCTGAACTTCCAAAAAGCATGTCTAGTTTTGTTGTGGCTATTTTCACACTTGGAATGTCAGTATCTGGCTTTTTTGGGAGTCTTTTGGTGAATGTTGTGGATAATGTTACTTCATATGGAGGTGGTGTTAGCTGGTTGTCAAGTAATATTAACAATGGTCATTTAGATTATTACTACTGGTTACTTGCTTTTCTCAATGTTGTAAACTtcctatatttttttctcataatttGTCGATGTAATCGCCATGAGCGCGAATACAGTACTCAGAGAGCTTGa
- the LOC107027059 gene encoding protein NRT1/ PTR FAMILY 1.1-like isoform X3 codes for MAIIVEEEEEERLLDHLPKTYTKGGLKTMPFIIVNETLEKVASYGLQPNMGMTILWLTTMVPQLRPSRCDHFDINECDRPTPAQLLVLLFSFGIIALGAGFVRPCSIAFGADQLDNKENPNNKRIMESYFNWYYATIGMSTLVATTLIVYIQDAFGWRIGFGIPAILMFFSVSAFLLGSSMYIKVSASESLFTGFFQVLVAAVRKRKIDLPVNFANYYHQSPDSESQALTSSFRCLNKACMIEDPERDINPDGFASNPWRLCSVEQVVSLKSLLRVVPMWSSNIMVQLSLNQFSFATLQTKTMDRHIFSDFEIPAGSFSVFMVITLVMWIAFYDRALVPIKARYTGQPGGLSPVLRMGIGLVLSAAAMVLSAITEGIRRGIAIDQKVPQDVPNINMSAMWFVPQYVLLGLADAFNAIGLVEFLYSELPKSMSSFVVAIFTLGMSVSGFFGSLLVNVVDNVTSYGGGVSWLSSNINNGHLDYYYWLLAFLNVVNFLYFFLIICRCNRHEREYSTQRA; via the exons atggCTATTATTGtggaggaagaggaagaagagaggTTGTTAGATCATTTGCCAAAAACTTACACAAAGGGTGGTCTCAAAACCATGCCATTCATCATAG TGAATGAAACATTGGAGAAAGTGGCAAGTTATGGGTTGCAGCCAAATATG GGAATGACTATTCTTTGGTTAACCACTATGGTTCCACAGCTGAGGCCTTCACGTTGTGATCATTTTGatatcaatgaatgtgatagaCCAACACCAGCACAACTCCTTgtattattgttttcttttggGATAATTGCTCTAGGAGCTGGTTTCGTTAGACCTTGTTCTATAGCGTTTGGTGCTGATCAATTGGACAACAAAGAAAATCCAAATAATAAAAGGATTATGGAAAGTTATTTCAACTGGTACTACGCTACTATTGGAATGTCAACACTTGTTGCGACGACCTTAATTGTGTACATTCAAGATGCTTTTGGTTGGCGAATTGGTTTCGGAATTCCTGCTATCCTTATGTTTTTCTCTGTTTCAGCCTTCCTTTTGGGTTCTTCTATGTATATCAAAGTTAGTGCTAGTGAAAGCTTGTTCACTGGATTCTTTCAAGTACTTGTGGCTGCtgttagaaaaagaaagatcgATCTTCCTGTTAACTTTGCAAACTATTATCATCAATCGCCTGATTCTGAAAGTCAAGCCTTAACAAGCAGCTTTAG GTGTTTAAATAAAGCTTGCATGATTGAAGATCCTGAAAGAGATATAAATCCTGATGGATTCGCTTCAAATCCGTGGAGACTCTGTAGTGTAGAACAAGTAGTATCTTTGAAGTCTCTTCTTAGAGTTGTTCCCATGTGGTCTAGCAATATAATGGTTCAGCTGAGCTTAAACCAATTTTCATTTGCCACACTCCAAACAAAGACGATGGATAGACATATCTTCTCGGATTTTGAAATACCAGCCGGATCTTTTTCTGTCTTTATGGTAATCACTCTAGTAATGTGGATTGCCTTTTATGATCGTGCTCTCGTGCCAATAAAGGCCAGATATACAGGACAGCCAGGAGGCTTAAGCCCCGTTCTTCGTATGGGAATTGGTTTAGTTCTCTCTGCTGCAGCGATGGTACTTTCAGCGATAACAGAAGGCATAAGACGGGGCATAGCAATTGATCAGAAAGTTCCACAAGACGTTCCAAATATAAACATGTCGGCTATGTGGTTTGTTCCACAGTACGTGCTTCTTGGACTAGCTGACGCTTTCAATGCAATCGGATTGGTAGAGTTCCTTTACTCTGAACTTCCAAAAAGCATGTCTAGTTTTGTTGTGGCTATTTTCACACTTGGAATGTCAGTATCTGGCTTTTTTGGGAGTCTTTTGGTGAATGTTGTGGATAATGTTACTTCATATGGAGGTGGTGTTAGCTGGTTGTCAAGTAATATTAACAATGGTCATTTAGATTATTACTACTGGTTACTTGCTTTTCTCAATGTTGTAAACTtcctatatttttttctcataatttGTCGATGTAATCGCCATGAGCGCGAATACAGTACTCAGAGAGCTTGa
- the LOC107027059 gene encoding protein NRT1/ PTR FAMILY 1.2-like isoform X2, whose protein sequence is MAIIVEEEEEERLLDHLPKTYTKGGLKTMPFIIVNETLEKVASYGLQPNMVIYLMKVYNLETVTATSLLSLWSALSHGLALLGAFVSDSFLGRFTVVAIGSISSLFLRPSRCDHFDINECDRPTPAQLLVLLFSFGIIALGAGFVRPCSIAFGADQLDNKENPNNKRIMESYFNWYYATIGMSTLVATTLIVYIQDAFGWRIGFGIPAILMFFSVSAFLLGSSMYIKVSASESLFTGFFQVLVAAVRKRKIDLPVNFANYYHQSPDSESQALTSSFRCLNKACMIEDPERDINPDGFASNPWRLCSVEQVVSLKSLLRVVPMWSSNIMVQLSLNQFSFATLQTKTMDRHIFSDFEIPAGSFSVFMVITLVMWIAFYDRALVPIKARYTGQPGGLSPVLRMGIGLVLSAAAMVLSAITEGIRRGIAIDQKVPQDVPNINMSAMWFVPQYVLLGLADAFNAIGLVEFLYSELPKSMSSFVVAIFTLGMSVSGFFGSLLVNVVDNVTSYGGGVSWLSSNINNGHLDYYYWLLAFLNVVNFLYFFLIICRCNRHEREYSTQRA, encoded by the exons atggCTATTATTGtggaggaagaggaagaagagaggTTGTTAGATCATTTGCCAAAAACTTACACAAAGGGTGGTCTCAAAACCATGCCATTCATCATAG TGAATGAAACATTGGAGAAAGTGGCAAGTTATGGGTTGCAGCCAAATATGGTGATATATTTGATGAAAGTTTATAATTTAGAAACTGTAACAGCTACAAGTTTACTGAGTTTATGGTCTGCTCTTTCCCATGGATTGGCCCTTTTGGGTGCCTTTGTTTCTGATTCATTCTTGGGTCGCTTCACTGTTGTTGCTATTGGATCTATCTCCAGCCTTTTT CTGAGGCCTTCACGTTGTGATCATTTTGatatcaatgaatgtgatagaCCAACACCAGCACAACTCCTTgtattattgttttcttttggGATAATTGCTCTAGGAGCTGGTTTCGTTAGACCTTGTTCTATAGCGTTTGGTGCTGATCAATTGGACAACAAAGAAAATCCAAATAATAAAAGGATTATGGAAAGTTATTTCAACTGGTACTACGCTACTATTGGAATGTCAACACTTGTTGCGACGACCTTAATTGTGTACATTCAAGATGCTTTTGGTTGGCGAATTGGTTTCGGAATTCCTGCTATCCTTATGTTTTTCTCTGTTTCAGCCTTCCTTTTGGGTTCTTCTATGTATATCAAAGTTAGTGCTAGTGAAAGCTTGTTCACTGGATTCTTTCAAGTACTTGTGGCTGCtgttagaaaaagaaagatcgATCTTCCTGTTAACTTTGCAAACTATTATCATCAATCGCCTGATTCTGAAAGTCAAGCCTTAACAAGCAGCTTTAG GTGTTTAAATAAAGCTTGCATGATTGAAGATCCTGAAAGAGATATAAATCCTGATGGATTCGCTTCAAATCCGTGGAGACTCTGTAGTGTAGAACAAGTAGTATCTTTGAAGTCTCTTCTTAGAGTTGTTCCCATGTGGTCTAGCAATATAATGGTTCAGCTGAGCTTAAACCAATTTTCATTTGCCACACTCCAAACAAAGACGATGGATAGACATATCTTCTCGGATTTTGAAATACCAGCCGGATCTTTTTCTGTCTTTATGGTAATCACTCTAGTAATGTGGATTGCCTTTTATGATCGTGCTCTCGTGCCAATAAAGGCCAGATATACAGGACAGCCAGGAGGCTTAAGCCCCGTTCTTCGTATGGGAATTGGTTTAGTTCTCTCTGCTGCAGCGATGGTACTTTCAGCGATAACAGAAGGCATAAGACGGGGCATAGCAATTGATCAGAAAGTTCCACAAGACGTTCCAAATATAAACATGTCGGCTATGTGGTTTGTTCCACAGTACGTGCTTCTTGGACTAGCTGACGCTTTCAATGCAATCGGATTGGTAGAGTTCCTTTACTCTGAACTTCCAAAAAGCATGTCTAGTTTTGTTGTGGCTATTTTCACACTTGGAATGTCAGTATCTGGCTTTTTTGGGAGTCTTTTGGTGAATGTTGTGGATAATGTTACTTCATATGGAGGTGGTGTTAGCTGGTTGTCAAGTAATATTAACAATGGTCATTTAGATTATTACTACTGGTTACTTGCTTTTCTCAATGTTGTAAACTtcctatatttttttctcataatttGTCGATGTAATCGCCATGAGCGCGAATACAGTACTCAGAGAGCTTGa